In a single window of the Gossypium hirsutum isolate 1008001.06 chromosome D02, Gossypium_hirsutum_v2.1, whole genome shotgun sequence genome:
- the LOC107903751 gene encoding phospholipid-transporting ATPase 1, whose product MELHNNDHTYTSFDISRNSSQAQENLSKSRRIRNKSVDFDDNLPYSENPRLIYINDPRRTNDKYEFTGNEIRTSKYTLITFLPKNLFIQFHRVAYLYFLAIAALNQLPPLAVFGRTVSLFPLLFVLCVTAIKDGYEDWRRHRSDRNENNREALVLQVGEFQMKKWKKIRAGEVVKIHADETIPCDMVLLGTSDPSGLAYIQTMNLDGESNLKTRYARQETASSIFEGCNVSGLIRCEQPNRNIYEFTANMEFNGHKFPLSQSNIVLRGCQLKNTDWIIGVVVYAGQETKAMLNSAVSPSKRSKLEGYMNRETFWLSIFLLVMCSVVAVGMGLWLHRQKDELDTLPYYRKTYIREGRENGKTYRYYGIPMETFFSFLSSVIVFQIMIPISLYITMELVRLGQSYFMIEDKHMYCSNSGSRFQCRSLNINEDLGQIRYVFSDKTGTLTENKMEFRKASVYGKDYRSSNLTDDSVQDNSITDAAVPSRWKLKSEISVDSELMDLLHKDLAGDERIAAHLFFLTLAACNTVIPIVSQDASSSHGSSDSWGEIKAIDYQGESPDEQALVSAASAYGYTLHERTSGHIVIDINGDKLRLDVLGLHEFDSVRKRMSVVIRFPDNTVKVLVKGADSTMFSILADTEKVDQIRQATRSHLTEYSSEGLRTLVVAARDLTDAELEQWQCRYEDASTSLIDRAAKLRQTAALVECNLKLLGATAIEDKLQDGVPEAIESLRQAGIKVWVLTGDKQETAISIGLSCKLLTADMQQIIINGNSEEECRNLLTDAMTRHGVQPANRKKQNSKRRKDSENGYLEIPDDTKTSNVLQRCSGKEEPDVCAPLALIIDGNSLVYILEKDLQSELFDIATSCKVVLCCRVAPLQKAGIVDLIKSRTDDMTLAIGDGANDVSMIQMADVGVGICGQEGRQAVMASDFAMGQFRFLKRLLLVHGHWNYQRVGYLVLYNFYRNAVFVLMLFWYILCTAFSTTSALTDWSSVFYSVIYTSVPTIVIGILDKDLSHKTLLEYPKLYGVGHRHEAYNLQLFWITMIDTLWQSLVLFYIPLFTYKESTIDIWSMGSLWTIAVVILVNIHLAMDIQRWVFITHAAVWGSIIITYACMVVLDSIPVFPNYWTIYHLVKSPTYWLTILLIIIVALLPRFLFKVIHQIFWPSDIQIAREAEILRKVTPNLRSKPDEDSS is encoded by the exons ATGGAGCTGCATAACAACGATCACACTTATACAAGCTTTGATATTTCCAGGAATTCATCTCAGGCTCAAGAAAATTTGAGCAAATCACGGAGGATCCGCAACAAAAGTGTGGATTTTGATGATAATCTTCCGTATTCAGAAAATCCAAGGTTGATCTACATTAATGATCCAAGGAGAACTAATGACAAGTATGAGTTCACTGGGAATGAGATTCGGACTAGCAAGTATACGCTCATCACCTTCTTACCTAAGAATCTTTTCATTCAGTTTCATCGAGTGGCCTATTTGTATTTCCTGGCAATTGCTGCTCTCAATCAACTTCCACCTCTGGCGGTCTTTGGGAGAACTGTGTCTCTTTTCCCACTCTTGTTTGTGCTTTGTGTCACGGCAATTAAAGATGGTTATGAGGATTGGCGAAGACATAGGTCAGATCGGAATGAAAACAATAGGGAAGCATTAGTTCTCCAGGTGGGGGAATTCCAAATGAAGAAATGGAAAAAGATAAGAGCTGGAGAGGTTGTCAAGATCCATGCTGATGAGACGATTCCTTGTGACATGGTTTTGTTAGGGACGAGTGACCCTAGCGGACTTGCCTATATTCAGACTATGAATTTGGATGGTGAATCAAACCTGAAGACGAGATATGCTAGGCAGGAAACAGCTTCTTCTATATTTGAAGGTTGTAATGTATCGGGGTTGATCAGATGTGAGCAACCTAATAGGAATATTTATGAGTTCACAGCCAATATGGAGTTCAATGGACATAAATTCCCTCTCAGCCAATCAAACATTGTTTTGCGTGGTTGTCAGCTGAAGAACACTGATTGGATAATAGGTGTGGTGGTTTATGCTGGGCAGGAAACAAAAGCAATGCTAAACAGTGCAGTTTCCCCTTCAAAGCGAAGCAAATTGGAAGGCTACATGAACAGGGAAACATTCTGGTTGTCCATTTTCCTTCTTGTCATGTGTTCTGTTGTTGCTGTTGGTATGGGCCTTTGGCTCCATCGTCAAAAGGACGAACTTGATACCTTGCCTTATTACAGAAAAACATACATAAGAGAAGGAAGGGAGAATGGTAAAACATACAGATATTATGGGATCCCTATGGAAacttttttctcctttttaaGTTCCGTTATTGTCTTTCAGATAATGATACCAATCTCTCTTTATATTACGATGGAGTTAGTTCGCTTGGGACAGTCTTATTTCATGATTGAAGATAAGCACATGTACTGCAGCAACTCTGGCTCAAGGTTTCAGTGTCGATCGCTGAACATAAACGAGGACTTGGGTCAAATACGATATGTGTTTTCTGACAAAACAGGGACACTCACTGAGAACAAAATGGAATTCCGAAAAGCAAGTGTCTATGGGAAAGATTATAGGAGCTCCAATCTTACAGATGACTCAGTACAGGACAATAGCATCACAG ATGCAGCAGTCCCAAGCAGATGGAAGCTTAAGTCTGAAATTTCTGTTGATTCTGAACTTATGGATTTGTTGCATAAAGACTTGGCTGGAGATGAAAGAATTGCTGCACATCTGTTTTTCCTCACCCTGGCTGCGTGCAATACTGTGATCCCAATTGTTTCCCAGGATGCTTCTTCTAGTCATGGAAGTAGTGACTCATGGGGAGAGATTAAAGCTATTGATTATCAGGGTGAATCTCCTGATGAGCAAGCACTAGTTTCTGCAGCCTCTGCTTATGGGTACACTCTCCATGAGCGAACATCAGGTCATATTGTGATTGATATCAATGGCGATAAACTAAG GTTGGATGTTTTGGGGTTGCATGAGTTTGATAGCGTGCGCAAGAGAATGTCAGTTGTTATTAGATTTCCAGACAACACGGTCAAGGTGTTAGTGAAAGGTGCTGATAGCACAATGTTTAGCATTTTAGCAGACACCGAGAAGGTTGATCAGATAAGACAAGCAACTCGAAGTCATTTGACTGAATACTCATCAGAAGGTCTTCGAACTCTAGTAGTTGCTGCAAGGGATCTTACAGATGCGGAACTTGAGCAGTGGCAATGCCGATATGAAGATGCGAGCACTTCTTTAATTGACAGAGCTGCAAAACTACGTCAAACAGCAGCTTTAGTAGAATGCAACTTAAAATTACTTGGTGCTACTGCAATTGAGGATAAGCTACAAGATGGTGTACCAGAAGCCATTGAGTCTCTTCGGCAAGCAGGAATAAAAGTTTGGGTTCTGACTGGAGATAAACAGGAAACAGCAATTTCTATTGGACTGTCATGTAAACTTCTGACTGCTGATATGCAGCAAATAATCATAAATGGCAATTCAGAGGAAGAATGCAGAAATCTTTTGACTGATGCAATGACTAGACATGGAGTGCAACCAGCAAACAGAAAAAAACAAAACTCGAAAAGGAGAAAGGACTCTGAAAATGGTTATCTTGAGATACCGGATGATACAAAAACATCCAATGTGCTACAGCGATGTTCTGGAAAGGAAGAACCAGATGTCTGTGCACCCCTGGCACTTATAATTGATGGAAACAGTTTGGTCTATATTTTGGAGAAGGATTTACAATCAGAG CTTTTTGACATTGCAACTTCCTGTAAGGTAGTGCTCTGTTGTCGTGTTGCACCCTTGCAGAAAGCTGGAATTGTTGATCTTATCAAGAGCCGCACTGATGACATGACACTAGCTATTGGTGATG GGGCTAATGATGTTTCAATGATCCAAATGGCGGATGTTGGTGTCGGAATATGTGGTCAGGAAGGACGGCAAGCTGTGATGGCATCAGATTTTGCGATGGGCCAGTTCCGGTTTCTGAAAAGATTACTATTGGTTCATGGTCACTGGAATTATCAGCGTGTTGGTTACTTAGTACTTTACAACTTCTATCGCAATGCTGTTTTTGTATTGATGCTATTCTG GTACATATTATGCACAGCCTTTTCAACGACTTCTGCATTAACAGACTGGAGTAGTGTATTTTATTCTGTCATATATACCTCTGTCCCTACTATTGTTATTGGCATTCTTGACAAGGATTTGAGTCATAAAACACTCCTAGAGTATCCTAAACTTTATGGCGTGGGGCATAGACATGAGGCGTATAATCTGCAACTCTTCTGGATCACAATGATTGACACACTATGGCAAAGCCTTGTTCTGTTCTATATACCTCTATTCACATATAAGGAGAGCACAATTGATATATGGAGCATGGGCAGTTTGTGGACTATAGCAGTTGTTATTCTTGTTAATATACACTTGGCAATGGACATTCAGCGCTGGGTATTCATTACTCATGCTGCAGTCTGGGGATCAATAATTATCACATATGCCTGTATGGTAGTATTGGATTCTATACCTGTCTTCCCAAATTACTG GACAATCTACCATCTGGTGAAGTCACCCACCTATTGGCTCACCATTTTGCTTATAATAATTGTGGCTTTACTTCCTCGTTTTcttttcaaagttatacatcaGATTTTTTGGCCTTCAGATATCCAAATAGCCAGAGAAGCCGAGATATTAAGAAAAGTGACTCCTAATTTGAGGTCAAAGCCAGATGAAGATTCCAGTTAA
- the LOC107903743 gene encoding WRKY DNA-binding transcription factor 70 — protein MSWNTKKAIEELVRGKELTKQLRDLLTKSLTDDGFVDSEGLVLKICDTFANTLSLLTNSNTTTTTAVPDYYYNDDLNDVSQKPTINITSDSRKSEDSGDSFKSPPSTLRDRRGSYKRRKCVDSRKKITSALVDDGYAWRKYGQKQILNANHPRSYFRCTHKTDQGCQATKQAQKLEDDPPKYATIYYGHHTCKNKLKPCHFMVDDSTCNNDSSILLSFANDSTLTNKQGNDNPFFSSVKQESKEDYKPISEITYNGSSSSDYLLSPHHHQLSTFDLSSADMAVLSPDPDVLSDVVDSVHLDDLLQF, from the exons ATGTCTTGGAATACAAAAAAAGCAATCGAAGAACTTGTCCGAGGCAAAGAGTTAACCAAACAGCTACGAGATCTGCTCACTAAATCTTTAACAGATGATGGTTTTGTGGACAGTGAAGGTCTGGTCCTTAAAATCTGTGACACTTTTGCTAATACCCTTTCCTTATTAACAAACTCTAACACTACTACTACTACTGCCGTCCCCGATTATTATTACAATGATGATCTTAACGACGTTTCTCAAAAACCTACCATTAACATCACTTCCGATAGTCGGAAATCCGAAGATTCCGGCGACAGCTTTAAAAGTCCTCCCTCTACACTAAGAGATCGAAGAGGATCTTACAAGAGaag GAAATGTGTTGATTCAAGGAAAAAAATCACCTCAGCACTTGTTGATGATGGGTATGCATGGAGAAAATATGGCCAAAAACAAATCCTTAATGCCAATCACCCAAG AAGCTACTTTAGATGCACCCACAAGACAGATCAAGGTTGTCAAGCAACCAAACAAGCCCaaaagcttgaagatgatccTCCAAAGTATGCAACAATATACTATGGTCACCATACTTGCAAAAACAAGCTCAAGCCTTGTCATTTCATGGTGGATGATTCAACTTGTAACAATGATTCCTCTATATTACTTAGCTTTGCAAACGACAGTACCCTCACAAACAAGCAAGGCAACGACAACCCTTTTTTCTCATCGGTGAAACAAGAGAGCAAAGAGGATTATAAACCAATCAGTGAAATCACTTACAATGGATCATCATCGTCTGACTATCTTTTGTCACCTCATCATCATCAGTTGAGTACCTTTGATCTGTCATCAGCTGATATGGCAGTGCTGTCACCTGATCCTGATGTTCTATCTGATGTAGTAGATTCCGTACATCTTGATGATTTGCTTCAGTTTTGA
- the LOC107903701 gene encoding protein FATTY ACID EXPORT 3, chloroplastic isoform X2 codes for MLSIKNPNPSSGLEPLKRFHRASSSSSPMALCSSPSLRLRSPAYRVSLAAPKGFVVGFRSLHSRLPFHHSVVAFAASHEESHSEMEVDREKDELETESEEESNEAWKQALASFKEQALKLQSVSLEAYEVHSKKALITLKETSEVLKVQAEKARNDLTEVVKEMSEEGKEYLSTAAENSPPEVKEIVETFSSSAEDFNDVSKVHDFHVGIPYGFILSVGGFLSFMVTGSISAIRFGIILGGALLALSVSSLKSHKRGESSPLAIKGQAVISSVLLLRELSLLIRRSTLCSFLTTVISGAVVAFYMYKLLSKDKPRLEPGTGN; via the exons ATGTTGTCgatcaaaaaccctaaccctagctcCGGTTTGGAGCCCTTGAAGAGGTTCCATcgtgcttcttcttcttcttctccgaTGGCACTTTGCTCGTCACCGTCGTTACGGCTCAGATCGCCGGCTTACAGAGTCTCTCTCGCCGCTCCCAAAGGATTTGTAGTTGGTTTTCGCTCACTCCATTCACGGCTTCCCTTCCACCATTCCGTCGTCGCTTTCGCAGCTTCTCACGAGGAATCT CATTCAGAAATGGAAGTTGATAGAGAAAAGGATGAATTGGAAACTGAGAGCGAAGAAGAATCAAACGAAGCATGGAAACAAGCTTTAGCTTCGTTTAAGGAACAAGCTTTGAAGTTGCAAAGCGTATCCCTTGAAGCTTACGAAGTTCACTCCAAGAAAGCTTTGATTACTCTTAAAGAAACTTCGGAGGTTCTCAAGGTTCAAGCTGAAAAGGCAAGAAATGATTTGACTGAAGTAGTCAAAGAAATGAGTGAAGAAGGCAAAGAATACCTCTCAACGGCTGCCGAGAATTCCCCTCCTGAAGTCAAAGAAATCGTTGAGACCTTCTCTTCCTCCGCCGAAGATTTCAATGACGTTTCCAAAGTTCATGACTTTCATGTCGGTATACCTTATG GTTTTATTCTTTCAGTTGGGGGATTTCTTTCTTTCATGGTGACAGGGAGTATATCTGCCATTAGGTTTGGTATTATTCTAGGTGGAGCTCTTTTGGCATTAAGCGTATCGAGCTTAAAATCTCATAAAAGAGGAGAGTCGTCTCCTCTTGCCATCAAAGGACAAGCAG TGATCTCATCTGTACTACTTTTGAGGGAGTTAAGCTTGCTGATTCGG AGATCAACTCTGTGCTCCTTTCTCACAACCGTAATCAG TGGTGCAGTGGTAGCATTCTATATGTATAAGCTTCTATCAAAGGACAAGCCTCGCTTGGAACCTGGGACAGGAAATTGA
- the LOC107903701 gene encoding protein FATTY ACID EXPORT 3, chloroplastic isoform X1, translated as MLSIKNPNPSSGLEPLKRFHRASSSSSPMALCSSPSLRLRSPAYRVSLAAPKGFVVGFRSLHSRLPFHHSVVAFAASHEESKHSEMEVDREKDELETESEEESNEAWKQALASFKEQALKLQSVSLEAYEVHSKKALITLKETSEVLKVQAEKARNDLTEVVKEMSEEGKEYLSTAAENSPPEVKEIVETFSSSAEDFNDVSKVHDFHVGIPYGFILSVGGFLSFMVTGSISAIRFGIILGGALLALSVSSLKSHKRGESSPLAIKGQAVISSVLLLRELSLLIRRSTLCSFLTTVISGAVVAFYMYKLLSKDKPRLEPGTGN; from the exons ATGTTGTCgatcaaaaaccctaaccctagctcCGGTTTGGAGCCCTTGAAGAGGTTCCATcgtgcttcttcttcttcttctccgaTGGCACTTTGCTCGTCACCGTCGTTACGGCTCAGATCGCCGGCTTACAGAGTCTCTCTCGCCGCTCCCAAAGGATTTGTAGTTGGTTTTCGCTCACTCCATTCACGGCTTCCCTTCCACCATTCCGTCGTCGCTTTCGCAGCTTCTCACGAGGAATCT AAGCATTCAGAAATGGAAGTTGATAGAGAAAAGGATGAATTGGAAACTGAGAGCGAAGAAGAATCAAACGAAGCATGGAAACAAGCTTTAGCTTCGTTTAAGGAACAAGCTTTGAAGTTGCAAAGCGTATCCCTTGAAGCTTACGAAGTTCACTCCAAGAAAGCTTTGATTACTCTTAAAGAAACTTCGGAGGTTCTCAAGGTTCAAGCTGAAAAGGCAAGAAATGATTTGACTGAAGTAGTCAAAGAAATGAGTGAAGAAGGCAAAGAATACCTCTCAACGGCTGCCGAGAATTCCCCTCCTGAAGTCAAAGAAATCGTTGAGACCTTCTCTTCCTCCGCCGAAGATTTCAATGACGTTTCCAAAGTTCATGACTTTCATGTCGGTATACCTTATG GTTTTATTCTTTCAGTTGGGGGATTTCTTTCTTTCATGGTGACAGGGAGTATATCTGCCATTAGGTTTGGTATTATTCTAGGTGGAGCTCTTTTGGCATTAAGCGTATCGAGCTTAAAATCTCATAAAAGAGGAGAGTCGTCTCCTCTTGCCATCAAAGGACAAGCAG TGATCTCATCTGTACTACTTTTGAGGGAGTTAAGCTTGCTGATTCGG AGATCAACTCTGTGCTCCTTTCTCACAACCGTAATCAG TGGTGCAGTGGTAGCATTCTATATGTATAAGCTTCTATCAAAGGACAAGCCTCGCTTGGAACCTGGGACAGGAAATTGA